In Helianthus annuus cultivar XRQ/B chromosome 8, HanXRQr2.0-SUNRISE, whole genome shotgun sequence, a single genomic region encodes these proteins:
- the LOC110936287 gene encoding uncharacterized protein LOC110936287 gives MEKIENGQPAAIREEEQIVCKRCKNTFTRSSNNSSACRFHPSFFVCRRHDDQKRYYELGPDDPPYAAKFYDCCGAEEPEASGCTTSFHVSYDDDA, from the exons ATGGAGAAGATAGAAAACGGGCAACCGGCGGCAATCAGAGAAGAAGAGCAGATCGTATGCAAGAGGTGTAAAAACACGTTTACACGATCTTCAAACAACTCTTCTGCTTGCCGATTTCATCCTTCTTTCTTCGTATGTCGCCGTCACGACGATCAGAAAAG GTATTATGAACTTGGACCTGATGATCCACCCTATGCTGCCAAATTTTACGATTGTTGTGGAGCAGAGGAACCTGAAGCGTCTGGCTGCACCACCAGTTTTCATGTCTCTTATGATGATGATGCCTAA